From Harpia harpyja isolate bHarHar1 chromosome 19, bHarHar1 primary haplotype, whole genome shotgun sequence, one genomic window encodes:
- the LOC128154668 gene encoding membrane cofactor protein-like isoform X6 has product MRPSPALRLGCRLSVRSAERSAAMGPPRRPPARGPGLLLLLLVLSWLGGTWAQDTCMAPDRLQYAELEERFSTMKSFPVGTTVSYICRPGYTRIPGKSSARTCGEDFQWSPTEQFCTERKCNHPGDLQHGFINVTDLTFGSKATFSCEGGFRLRGIHEIYCVIKDTGVGWSRDLPFCERILCEPPPNIANGRYTEAADYVYQTSVTYSCNDVPKGADPFSLIGPATIFCTYDAHSNGVWSEPPPQCRVVKCDNPKVENGRKKTGFGPSYSYKDSVMFECDPGYFMIGPEVITCGENNTWFPPKPTCEKTTAGACGAPNIAHGVVIPAKSVYEGGESVQIKCDTSCTFPDGAEEMTVTCQGQNKWSSLQNCACGPKSSGFTPHISYGRVIDGQKSSYSVGDIITIECYAGYTLHGATRIEYVGENQWNPGVPTCQLSAYITAIICVIVAIVVFLAAFWVYKKFFSQNGKRDSTPCTAEYKICKA; this is encoded by the exons atgcgcccCAGCCCCGCGCTGCGTCTGGGTTGCCGCCTGAGCGTGAGGAGCGCGGAACGGTCCGCGGCCAtggggccgccgcgccgcccgcccgcccgcggcccgggtctcctcctcctccttctggtGCTGTCGTGGCTCGGTGGAACATGGGCTCAGG ACACGTGTATGGCTCCAGATAGGCTGCAATATGCAGAGCTTGAGGAGCGTTTCAGCACAATGAAGAGCTTTCCTGTTGGAACCACGGTGTCATACATCTGCCGGCCAGGGTATACAAGAATCCCTGGAAAATCATCAGCTCGTACATGTGGTGAAGACTTTCAGTGGTCACCTACAGAGCAGTTCTGTACCG AGAGAAAATGTAACCATCCAGGAGACTTACAACATGGTTTTATTAATGTGACAGATCTTACATTTGGTTCAAAAGCTACTTTTTCTTGTGAAGGAGG ATTCAGATTACGTGGAATTCATGAAATTTACTGTGTAATTAAGGATACAGGTGTTGGCTGGAGTAGAGATCTTCCTTTCTGTGAAA GAATTCTTTGTGAACCACCTCCAAACATAGCCAATGGGCGCTACACTGAAGCAGCTGACTATGTTTATCAAACATCAGTAACCTATAGTTGTAATGATGTACCAAAAGGCGCGGATCCCTTTTCGCTGATTGGTCCAGCTACTATTTTCTGCACATACGATGCACACTCAAATGGAGTTTGGAGTGAACCACCTCCACAATGTAGAG TGGTCAAATGTGATAACCCAAAagttgaaaatggaagaaaaaaaactggatTTGGACCTTCCTATAGCTATAAGGATTCAGTCATGTTTGAGTGTGATCCAGGTTATTTCATGATCGGACCGGAGGTAATTACCTGTGGAGAAAATAACACCTGGTTTCCTCCAAAACCAACTTGTGAAAAAA CTACTGCAGGTGCATGTGGTGCCCCAAATATCGCACATGGAGTAGTGATTCCAGCTAAATCTGTATATGAAGGAGGAGAGTCTGTTCAGATAAAGTGTGATACTTCTTGTACTTTTCCTGATGGCGCTGAAGAGATGACAGTAACTTGTCAAGGACAGAATAAATGGAGTTCTTTACAAAACTGTGCAT GTGGGCCTAAAAGTTCTGGTTTCACTCCACACATAAGTTACGGTAGAGTAATTGATGGACAAAAATCTTCATATTCTGTCGGGGATATTATTACAATTGAATGTTATGCAGGCTACACGTTACATGGTGCAACTCGTATTGAGTATGTTGGAGAAAACCAATGGAATCCTGGAGTGCCAACTTGCCAGTTAA GTGCCTATATTACAGCCATCATCTGTG
- the LOC128154668 gene encoding membrane cofactor protein-like isoform X7, whose translation MRPSPALRLGCRLSVRSAERSAAMGPPRRPPARGPGLLLLLLVLSWLGGTWAQDTCMAPDRLQYAELEERFSTMKSFPVGTTVSYICRPGYTRIPGKSSARTCGEDFQWSPTEQFCTERKCNHPGDLQHGFINVTDLTFGSKATFSCEGGFRLRGIHEIYCVIKDTGVGWSRDLPFCERILCEPPPNIANGRYTEAADYVYQTSVTYSCNDVPKGADPFSLIGPATIFCTYDAHSNGVWSEPPPQCRVVKCDNPKVENGRKKTGFGPSYSYKDSVMFECDPGYFMIGPEVITCGENNTWFPPKPTCEKSACGAPNIAHGVVIPAKSVYEGGESVQIKCDTSCTFPDGAEEMTVTCQGQNKWSSLQNCACGPKSSGFTPHISYGRVIDGQKSSYSVGDIITIECYAGYTLHGATRIEYVGENQWNPGVPTCQLSAYITAIICVIVAIVVFLAAFWVYKKFFSQNGKRDSTPCTAEYKICKA comes from the exons atgcgcccCAGCCCCGCGCTGCGTCTGGGTTGCCGCCTGAGCGTGAGGAGCGCGGAACGGTCCGCGGCCAtggggccgccgcgccgcccgcccgcccgcggcccgggtctcctcctcctccttctggtGCTGTCGTGGCTCGGTGGAACATGGGCTCAGG ACACGTGTATGGCTCCAGATAGGCTGCAATATGCAGAGCTTGAGGAGCGTTTCAGCACAATGAAGAGCTTTCCTGTTGGAACCACGGTGTCATACATCTGCCGGCCAGGGTATACAAGAATCCCTGGAAAATCATCAGCTCGTACATGTGGTGAAGACTTTCAGTGGTCACCTACAGAGCAGTTCTGTACCG AGAGAAAATGTAACCATCCAGGAGACTTACAACATGGTTTTATTAATGTGACAGATCTTACATTTGGTTCAAAAGCTACTTTTTCTTGTGAAGGAGG ATTCAGATTACGTGGAATTCATGAAATTTACTGTGTAATTAAGGATACAGGTGTTGGCTGGAGTAGAGATCTTCCTTTCTGTGAAA GAATTCTTTGTGAACCACCTCCAAACATAGCCAATGGGCGCTACACTGAAGCAGCTGACTATGTTTATCAAACATCAGTAACCTATAGTTGTAATGATGTACCAAAAGGCGCGGATCCCTTTTCGCTGATTGGTCCAGCTACTATTTTCTGCACATACGATGCACACTCAAATGGAGTTTGGAGTGAACCACCTCCACAATGTAGAG TGGTCAAATGTGATAACCCAAAagttgaaaatggaagaaaaaaaactggatTTGGACCTTCCTATAGCTATAAGGATTCAGTCATGTTTGAGTGTGATCCAGGTTATTTCATGATCGGACCGGAGGTAATTACCTGTGGAGAAAATAACACCTGGTTTCCTCCAAAACCAACTTGTGAAAAAA GTGCATGTGGTGCCCCAAATATCGCACATGGAGTAGTGATTCCAGCTAAATCTGTATATGAAGGAGGAGAGTCTGTTCAGATAAAGTGTGATACTTCTTGTACTTTTCCTGATGGCGCTGAAGAGATGACAGTAACTTGTCAAGGACAGAATAAATGGAGTTCTTTACAAAACTGTGCAT GTGGGCCTAAAAGTTCTGGTTTCACTCCACACATAAGTTACGGTAGAGTAATTGATGGACAAAAATCTTCATATTCTGTCGGGGATATTATTACAATTGAATGTTATGCAGGCTACACGTTACATGGTGCAACTCGTATTGAGTATGTTGGAGAAAACCAATGGAATCCTGGAGTGCCAACTTGCCAGTTAA GTGCCTATATTACAGCCATCATCTGTG